In Bos indicus isolate NIAB-ARS_2022 breed Sahiwal x Tharparkar chromosome 2, NIAB-ARS_B.indTharparkar_mat_pri_1.0, whole genome shotgun sequence, a single genomic region encodes these proteins:
- the LOC139177535 gene encoding proline-rich nuclear receptor coactivator 2, whose protein sequence is MGGGERYNIPAPQTRNVSKNQQQLSRQKTKDQNSQMKIVHKKKERGHTYNSSSAAWQAMQNGGKNKNFPNNQNWNSSLSSPTLLFKSQTNQNYAGAKFSEPPSPSVLPKPPSHWVPVSFNPSDKEIMTFQLKTLLKVQV, encoded by the coding sequence ATGGGTGGTGGAGAGAGGTATAACATTCCAGCCCCTCAAACTAGAAATGTTAGTAAGAACCAACAACAGCTTAGTAGACAGAAGACCAAGGATCAGAATTCCCAGATGAAGATTGTtcacaagaaaaaggaaagaggacaTACTTATAATTCATCATCAGCTGCATGGCAGGCCATGCAAAATGGGGGGAAGAACAAAAATTTTCCAAACAATCAAAACTGGAACTCTAGCTTATCAAGTCCCACCTTACTTTTTAAGTCTCAAACTAATCAGAACTATGCCGGGGCCAAATTTAGTGAGCCACCATCACCAAGTGTTCTTCCTAAACCACCAAGCCACTGGGTTCCTGTTTCCTTTAATCCTTCTGAtaaagaaataatgacatttcaACTTAAAACCTTACTTAAAGTACAGGTATAA